CCCTGCATTGTAATCTTCACGATGAAATTTACCCTTCATCTAGGTGGTCAAATAATATGAGGGCACATCAGAATGGCAAGTATAATAAAACTGCCCTAGTTCGCTAATCAGATTGGTCCAACTCCTATAACGTGGTATGCTCTGAAGGTCAATATGCTATCTGCAGTCCTTGCTTGCACAATTATCAAGTCCTGCAAGTACCTAGAATAACCAATGACCGAGTTTAAGAATGACGATCAAGTTAATACTTCCAAAAACTATTAGCAGACAATCGAAAACAATAGTATTATCAATCCTAGAAATCATCACAATGACATGTGTGAGAATGTGAAATAAATACACATATCAAAGCAGCCTTTGCAACTGTGATGGTGTCAAAAACGAAAGAATGAAACCTCTAGTGTCAGGTCATGTAGGAAATTTTTTAATACATGAAGAAAATGAGTGATCTCATGGATAGGAAAAAACCTAAAGAACATGTGAAGCCTCTagctttgttttctttctaatCTTTCCCTCCTCCATTGGCAACGGTCATTTTTTTGTCTGTAGCAGAAATACAAACAAAAAAGGGTCCCCATTGAAGCCTTGGCTGGAGCAGAAGTCACGGGGTTGTTCATCTAAACCTCCAAGACTCTACAGGTAGTTCTTCTGCTAGTACACAATAATATGATTTATATCTCTCTCGTTATCTAtatctctccctctctttctcttatcCCAGAAAACTatgtcctctttttttttcttatgaaaATCAACTTTGTCGGTAACTCAATGGAAGCTGTAGCAAGCTGTTCTACAATTGCTTTGGTTTCATCTCATAATCAAGAGAGATTAGACCTCAAGTCCATCCGGGCGGTTGTCATATCAATCAATCAGTGCATTCTCAAACTCATAGCAAATGCCAAAACTAGAAACTCTATAAGGGTGAGATGTACCTCCaagcttcaaaatcagaaacaggATTTCTTCGAGTTCTCTGACCAGTCAGTCATATCAAATCTTTACTGGGGCATTGACAGCATTGAGGAATCAATTACCGCTGAATGGCCTGAAGAGAAAGCCGCTCAGCTGAGGAAGGCAGAGCAGATGCTACAAGTGCCTGCGCTGCTTGATGAGGATGGAGTCACAGCTGGAATTTCCAACAGTTATCTGGTGTGTTGCTCATACTTTTACCTCTCTGTGGTTCGAAAACTCCAAAAGGATGAGTGGCAGGTTGCATTGCATTTCCTACAGGCCGTGCTGGTCTCCCCGAGACTTGTTCAGACAGAATTTGTACATGACCTTTATGAAAGTTTATTCCCAGCCTGCGCCGGTTCTGATAGACAAGAAATAAGAGCGAGTAAGAGCTTGGAGTCAAATGACAAAGATGAAGCAATaaggcagatgacaaggatATACAGAGATTGGTTGATGTATTATAAGGTCATGCTATACGGAGAGACTCGTCAGGGTCAAGGTGGAAAATACAGTGACATTTTGTCCCCTGACAAAGAATCAATATATTATCTGTAAGTTTTTCCAGATACTGTTTGTCACAATATTCATGATAATTCAATGAGTGATGTCTCAAATAGAATCACAATCAAATTTCAACCATTGAACCAATGTATACTATACCTCTACAAATTACTCCAACTCCTATACAgcagaaaattcaagaaaacatGTATCATCTTCTACCACAACTCAAGGATGGAAGACTGATTATGCAGCAGAGAGTAGAACTGTAGAAGTATTATTCACAATGATATGTATTGATTTATTAAGAGTTATTTTGCTTCTTCTGAACAGGCATGAGAAATCAACAAGGTTGGACTACTCAAATAAAAATGAGCATGACCACAGCTTGCACACTCAATGGAATGTAAGCGCTGTCCTATACTAgcataatttcatatatagcATTAGTTTGAAAATTTATATTCTCTTATGAACTTCTGTATAGGTTCCAAGGttacatatatttttgatactCTAAATAGGTTGTATGAGCAAAACTTCTTTTCATTCATTTGAGTTGTTTGCTATGACACTCAATGCAGTATGGAAAGGTGCACCATTTTGACCCTCAAGAAGATATCCTCATAGAAGATGAACTGAAAACATCCATCCACATTTCAGAActtgaagaatatgtaaaaCCCACAAATGTCTTTAATCAAGCTACAGAGCTTAATGTTAAAACTAGAGAGCCCCTGAGGCATTCAAGTATTAAAAGACTCCAAGATGTGCTGAATGACTCTCAATCAGACTCACCAACTTCAGTGGAATCATGCTCTCATCATTCAGCTTATGACATTGAGTCAGAGGTTTATTCATTACTATCTAAACTAGAATATGCATATTCTCTCTGACTATGATATAGATATCTGTGTAAGTTAAGTAAGTATTACTTCAAGAACTATAATTCCATAACGTTCACTTAGCTCTTTGTGAAGCAGGTCGTTGATGGAGGTGAGTGCTCAACCAGAACTGCAAGTGTAGATGCAGATTTTCCCGAGTAAGAAATTCATGATAGAATTGGTGacacttaatttcatctacccatttttatttgattatcttttgcTAGACAACTTAATATCAGAACCTCATTATTTTTTCTAACTTACAAGCACTCACCTGTACAGGAGACTGCAGGGTTCTAGTTCCACATCAGACCAGGAGTGCAAAGCACTATCTTTTTCACGAGTCTGTCAGGATCCCATCCCTAACAAAGTCATTCAAGTAAATAATTCTATGACTCTTtcaaggagatttacaaattCCATCAATGGTTTACTAACAGTTTCAGAACATAGAGATAAAAGATCAAAGACCCTTCAGAATTCATATCTACAAAAGGAGTGTGCATCTCAGCGGAACTATAGGATCAACCAAAGGGATCGCCAAAGAACTGTTGCAAGGAAAAAACATAGTTCTCATAGCCAGGAAAGCTCTATTGAACTTCACCTACAGTCCACAAAAAGTTCAAAAAGTGAACTACTGAGTATTACTGAAAAAGCAATTTCAAAACTATTTCACTGGGAAGGATTGGGGAATTGGGATGAAGATTATGCTGTAGAAGTTACAACAATATATCAAATACTATGCAacaaaaaaggagaaaaatgtGTTGTCTTGAAAGACATGATATTGGATCAACTGCTCATAGGCATTTCAGCTTCTAAGGAGGAGAAAGTGATAAAGGTCTCAGTGTCTATACTAACTACTATTGTTGCAGCTAATAAGTCAGTTATTGAGGACATCAAGAAGAAAGGTCTGCAGTTATCAGATTTGGCAAGTGCTCTAAAAAGAAATGTTCATGAGGCAGCAATACTGGTTTATCTAATGAATCCATCTCCTACTGAAATTAAGACTTTAGAACTTTTACCTGCATTGTTGGGGGTCGTGTGCTCTCCAAAAAGTTATAAGGGTAGGCCAGCATCACTGCCAACACCGCTGACAGCATCACTAATGATTATTGGAGTTTTAGTATCTTCATTTGACCATGCCACAAATAATGTGCACATGGCTGAGATCAGCTATCCCAAAGTTCTTCATGGGCTCCTCGATGTTGCAAGAGAGAGTAACATTGAAGAATTGATCTCCTGGGCCACTATTCTTGTCAAATGCATACAGTATGACGGTAACTGCAGAAGATATATATCAGGATTAGCTCCAATGGCTCCATTTTCTCGTCTACTAGAATGTAAGATGAAGCATGCCAGGTGCATAGCGCTGGAATTTTTTCATGAAGTTCTCTGCACTCCAAGGTATGAAAGTATGCTTAAAATTCCAATGTCCTGAATATGTTATATGATGACAATATTTAAAGTTAGGAACAAAATTAAAAGTGCACGGTTTTCGTCATGAGACACAAAATTCTATCACTCTTTAGTTTATGCAATTCAATTTCTCTGGTCTTGTTGGTAGACCTTCATGCATTCACATCAAATGAGAGTTACATAAGTATAACATCATACATACGTCTACAGACAAAATTCTATTGGACTCTTAAGTTCATGAAATTGAATTTCTCTGTTCATGCATGCATTCACATCACATGAGAGCAACATATGTATAACTTCAGAACTATGATGAACCCAATAAACAGTCGTAACTAGAATTTTTTAGATCACCGGTAATCGATATTGTAATTTCTGTCAGAAAGGGCATACCATGCGAGGTTTTATTAAAATGCGAGTAACTTCGGGCGTTTGAGTTTCATAGCAATTATAGTCGTATATCCTTCTACAACATTGTACTTTCACTTTCTCAGGTCATCAGCTACTGCATTGTTGCAGAGGCTGCAAAAAGAAGGAAGCACAAACATTATGAACTCTCTCATGCTTTGTGTCCAACAATTGCAACCTGAATACCAGCTTTTGGCAGCAAATCTGCTGCTTCAGTTAGATACACTAGTAAGTATTTATTTCAGAAACCATGTATAGGTAGGCAAGTAGTAATATTTGATGGACAAATATGCATATTTAAATGATGTGTATGTAATGGACTTAATTGTCATGTGTAATGGATATTAGCAGGATAACTCCTACTGTAAGAGTGCATTCAGAGAAGAAGCTATGCAGGTTCTTCTCAACTTAGTCGCATCTGAAGAAAGTTCCACCACACAGAACTTATCTGCGTTCATCTTATCAAATCTCGGTGGAACATATTCATGGGAAGGGGAACCATATACTGTAGCATGGTTGGTTAAAAAGGCAGGTGTGACTTCCTTGtatcaaaaaaatatgataaaAGGTATACATTGGCTGGATGATTGCTTAGAGGTGAGCTTTAATCAAATATGCTGTTATCTAATACAGAAACATATCAGTATAGTAGCACAATGAAGCAATAAAAGAATATGGCATGAATTTACAGGATGCTGGCACAGACTCATGGTGCAGCAAAATTGCCAGAAGCATCATTAACATTGGGAATCCTGTCTTTCATTCTTTAGTGAAGGGTCTTAAGAGCACAACAAGGAAGGTTTCTAGGGACTGTCTAATAGCCATAGCATGGcttgggtttgaaattgcaaaGAGTCCAGAAAGCATCAGATATTCAGCCTGTGAGATCTTACTTAGTGGAGTTGAGCAATTTTTGCATCCCGGAATGGAGCTAGAAGAACGAGTTCTAGCCTGTCTCTGCATATATAACTATGCTTCTGGAAAAGGTAAGTTATTGTGACTGAACAGAAAATCTAGAAAATATGTAAGTGGTTGGAAACTCAACTGATAGGAGGAGTACTTTTAAAAGAAATCTACTTTAAAAAAAGCCAGAAGATACTCCAGCATATCTCTAACAAAATAACCTATGTCAAGAATTTCAAATTAGCAACATAAGAGTGAATAGTCTCACTTTACTGCAAGCAAACTTAAGCAATTCCATCATGTAGGGATGAAGAAACTAACACATTTCTCGGAAGGAGTGAGAGAATCACTAAGACGCTTATCACATGTAACCTGGATGGCAGAAGAGCTACATAAAGTAGCTGATTACGTTCTGCCAAACCGATCAGTAAGTACTCAACCTTGACTCAACAGCTTGGGTTATATGTAATCATTTTAAAATCCcttagaagaaaaaataagCATACACAACATTCAGTTAACtttttttagttattttttaattaatttttgtcCTTTTATTATGTTGAGTATCAAATGCAACTAAATAAATACCACCTGATGTTTTCTTGGATTCATTATCATGGTGAAGCAGCGAATATCTTGTGTTCATACCCAAATTCTTGAGGTTGGAGTCAATTTCAGTGGAGCAGTACGTGCCCTCATGTATTACAAAGGATTTCTTCATGGTGGCTACTCAGATGGTTCTGTGAAGGTAAGGATGACATATCATGTCCATCCCACAACTGTTTTTGGTTATTGCACGTCTATAATGTACATGATTTTCTAACAGAAAATGGCAATTATGTAGTCTTGCTTTTGGTCACGAGTTTACTTTCATATTCAATTGTTAAGTTATGCATCTAGAAGGGTAAAGTTACTTATTAGGAGCATGAGGCACCTTTACCACAAGCTGCTGGAAGCCAAAAAACTTAATTTTGAGTGGCTTAAGAATCTAAACTAATGCATATGGATGCATCAAATAGGTCTGGAACATAAAAGGACAATCAGCCTCACTTGTATGGGACATGAAGGAGCACAAAAAGGCAGTCACATGTTTTTCACTTCTTGAATCCAAGGACAGCCTTTTGAGTGGATCACTGGACAAAACTATCAGGGTATGGAAAAACTATAGTGCAGGAACGCTCTCTTTTCTTCACCATGAACACATAAGTAGCTATGAGAAACTGCAACCTAATTCTACAGGTCTGGCAAGTGGTCCACAAAAAAATGGAGTGCACTGAGGTGATAGAAACCAAGGAACCAATTCGGCATCTGAATACATGTGGGGACATGATATTTGCATTAACGCGCAGCCATGGGATTAAGGTAAATCAGGATGGTTGTTTTCCGCTATTGGAAATGACGTCTATAAGTTATACACTTATACCTGAAGAACAGGAACCTAAAACTTCAGCTGTCCTTTGGACTAAGACTAAAACATGGCAACTTAggatcaacaaaaaaaaattaactagAAATGACTGCCTTTTCCAGGTGTTTGATGCGTCAAGAAAGGCCAAAGATATTTGCACAAATAAAAAGGTGAAATGTATGGTGGTGATTCAGGGAAAGATTTATGCAGGATGCAAGGATTCAAGCATACAGGTTGCTTTAACATCAGAACTCGAGCACAAATTTAAACAGCATTAGGTGATATCTCACATTCTCACTGTTTTCAGGAGTTGTCTACAACAAGCAATCGAGCACAAGAGATCAAATCAGCAGCAAAATTTTGGAACCTGAGACGGAGACCCATAAATGCAGTTGTCACTTATAAAGATTGGCTTTACAGTGCAAGTTCAACCGTGGAAGGTTCAAACTTGAAGGTAAGGAAATACACTTAGAATCTCATTCTAAAAGAGAAAAGGCTCCCACTGATTGAAGAGAGTGTGCAGGAATGGAAAAGACACGGCACACCCCAAATGTCACTTAAAACCGGTAAAAGAGAAAAGGTGATGGCAGTGGGAATAACAGAAGACTTCATATACCTCAACTGCAGCTCATCGACAAACAGCATCCAGGTAAGCTTAGCTtgtcacataaacaacaacaacaacaatattaCTAAGCCCCAAAACTCATGAGCAAATTCTACGAATTCCAGATATGGCTAAGAGGGACACAACAGAAAGTGGGGAGAATTTCAGCAGGCAGCCGGATCACGAGTATCCTCACAGCCAATGACATTATCTTATGTGGTACCGAGGCCGGCCTAATCAAGGTTTGTTCATTACTCAAACATCTAACACCTCAACAAATACAGCTGCTACATTATGATATATGCAATGATATAAATCCTAATTTTTCCGATAATTTTGAAACTAAAACAGGGATGGATCCCTCTGTAGCACCAAGTTTCAACAACCAGTCAAGTCAACAAGGATGGGCGATGtgtaatataaaaatatagaaaCCTTTGCAAGGTATGTAAAGAAGAGCTACTGGGGCAATACAGAGATGAGATTATTTGTATAGGGACACCAATGCCATGTCCTCGTGTATCACAATTTATAAATAGCTTCAAATAAAAAACCCAACGGTCTAACCGTACAATCCGAATCTCCCGTACTAATCGCACATCTGTAAATCCAAAAAGGATAAACGACGCCGTCGCACCGCACCAAGTTGCGCGCTTTCTGAGATGAGAGAATCAAACCATCCCAGAAAGAACATTCAAAAAtgtggaagagagagagagagagagagcaaagaTACTCGCTTTGAGTCAGGGGCAAATAAGTAATTTGACAAAATTGAACAGTTTATGCGATTGTAAAAGCTGAAGCGGAGAAAAAGGAGGAGGGAGGATGGGGGAAGACGAGAGAAAAGAAGCAGCGATAGCATCGACGGCGGTGTTGCAGCCCAATTTCAAGCCCAAAGGCCTTACGCAACAGCAGCTCTCCAAGTTTCAGgtactcctttttttttaacctTACTCATATCTATTTTGGAGACCCGATTGGTGAATTTGAGTACTTGTTTTGTGAATGGCTTGATATTTATTGATTGGCTTGTATTGAATTACGTGTTTTCTGGGTAGTTTCTGGTAATTTGAAGCTGGATTAAAAGGAGGCAACTTGTGAACTAGTATTGAAGTTTTAATGgggatattatttatatatagtctctTTGAGTAGGTTATAGGTATGAGtttgtgaaagaaaaagaaaaggttgAAAATTTGGATATGAATTGGAGGTGcattaaaaaattgaaatgcTTTCGGCTTTTGGGATCGGCATGTACAGACTAGAGGGAAAACTGTCTTATTCTGCATAGGTGCTGCAGAAAGCTTACAATGCTGTTAAGGTATAAGCTTCTCTGGAGTAATGGAACACTCCTTGCTCTAACAGTGTCCATGGCTAGAATCATTTTTCTGATATTTCCATTTAAGTTTTTGAAATGGTTTCTGCCGAAGATGTTGGATTAAAAATTCTGGGGTTTTAGggtaatctttttttttttaatgaaaattttcttAGGCTTGTTTGATGTACCTTGTTCAGCACTGTAATTACTTCTGAATTTTCAAGCACTTGCACATTGCAGGAGCTGCACAGGAAGCGTTTACAGATAAAgtcaaaatcaaagtttgaaaaGAAACCAAAAGCTGTTACTGGAAAATTTCATCGCAAGAACCACAAAGAAACAGACTTGACG
This is a stretch of genomic DNA from Argentina anserina chromosome 4, drPotAnse1.1, whole genome shotgun sequence. It encodes these proteins:
- the LOC126790585 gene encoding putative E3 ubiquitin-protein ligase LIN-1 isoform X3, encoding MIYISLVIYISPSLSLIPENYVLFFFLMKINFVGNSMEAVASCSTIALVSSHNQERLDLKSIRAVVISINQCILKLIANAKTRNSIRVRCTSKLQNQKQDFFEFSDQSVISNLYWGIDSIEESITAEWPEEKAAQLRKAEQMLQVPALLDEDGVTAGISNSYLVCCSYFYLSVVRKLQKDEWQVALHFLQAVLVSPRLVQTEFVHDLYESLFPACAGSDRQEIRASKSLESNDKDEAIRQMTRIYRDWLMYYKVMLYGETRQGQGGKYSDILSPDKESIYYLHEKSTRLDYSNKNEHDHSLHTQWNYGKVHHFDPQEDILIEDELKTSIHISELEEYVKPTNVFNQATELNVKTREPLRHSSIKRLQDVLNDSQSDSPTSVESCSHHSAYDIESEVVDGGECSTRTASVDADFPERLQGSSSTSDQECKALSFSRVCQDPIPNKVIQVNNSMTLSRRFTNSINGLLTVSEHRDKRSKTLQNSYLQKECASQRNYRINQRDRQRTVARKKHSSHSQESSIELHLQSTKSSKSELLSITEKAISKLFHWEGLGNWDEDYAVEVTTIYQILCNKKGEKCVVLKDMILDQLLIGISASKEEKVIKVSVSILTTIVAANKSVIEDIKKKGLQLSDLASALKRNVHEAAILVYLMNPSPTEIKTLELLPALLGVVCSPKSYKGRPASLPTPLTASLMIIGVLVSSFDHATNNVHMAEISYPKVLHGLLDVARESNIEELISWATILVKCIQYDGNCRRYISGLAPMAPFSRLLECKMKHARCIALEFFHEVLCTPRSSATALLQRLQKEGSTNIMNSLMLCVQQLQPEYQLLAANLLLQLDTLDNSYCKSAFREEAMQVLLNLVASEESSTTQNLSAFILSNLGGTYSWEGEPYTVAWLVKKAGVTSLYQKNMIKGIHWLDDCLEDAGTDSWCSKIARSIINIGNPVFHSLVKGLKSTTRKVSRDCLIAIAWLGFEIAKSPESIRYSACEILLSGVEQFLHPGMELEERVLACLCIYNYASGKGMKKLTHFSEGVRESLRRLSHVTWMAEELHKVADYVLPNRSQRISCVHTQILEVGVNFSGAVRALMYYKGFLHGGYSDGSVKVWNIKGQSASLVWDMKEHKKAVTCFSLLESKDSLLSGSLDKTIRVWQVVHKKMECTEVIETKEPIRHLNTCGDMIFALTRSHGIKVFDASRKAKDICTNKKVKCMVVIQGKIYAGCKDSSIQELSTTSNRAQEIKSAAKFWNLRRRPINAVVTYKDWLYSASSTVEGSNLKEWKRHGTPQMSLKTGKREKVMAVGITEDFIYLNCSSSTNSIQIWLRGTQQKVGRISAGSRITSILTANDIILCGTEAGLIKGWIPL